The following DNA comes from Chitinophaga nivalis.
CGAAACTGCTATCAGCCTTCACGAACTCATTCAGCCAGATCGTTCCGGTGAAATTGTCTGTATTCGTGGCCATTTCCCCTTTCGGGAAAACAGGAGCCTCCTGGGCTGTCACCTGTAAAGACAGTATCACAAAAAACAATACGGTGAGGTTTTTTACTATTCCCATATGCTTGCTTTAATTATTTAGATGGTCGATGACGTTCCTTATAATGACCGGCTCTGATAAGTACCAAAATCAATCTTGAACGTCGTTTGATTTGTCTTTACAAAGGTGATGCACATTTTCGGGTTCATGCTTATATCAATTACGGGTCTTATTACCATTATTACCGAAGAGCGGGAATCATGCAGTAGCCGACCTGATTATTCCGTAATTTTAACAGGAAAATACCAGGGGTTGTTTTATGGATAATATGCTGAAATTCAACACAGTTAGCGATTATAATGCTTTTAATAATAATGAAACGCTGCATCCGCTGGTCAGCGTAGTGGATCTGTCGAAGGCGCATCCCAGGAGCGGTGCCCGCATGTATTTTGGATTTTATACCATCTTTCTGAAAGAAGTGAAATGCGGTGATATTACCTATGGCCGTAATACATACGACTACCAGGAAGGTACGCTCGTGTTTTTGGCGCCGGGACAGGTAGCAGGGGTAAACAGCAATGGGGAGATGTATCAGCCTAAAGGGTATGCATTGGTATTCCATCCGGATTTAATACCTGGTACATCGCTCGGACGAAGGATCAATGATTATACCTTCTTTACTTATGATACGCGCGAGGCACTGCATTTATCTGAGCGGGAGCGGCAGATCGTGATGGACTGTTTTTCGAAAATCAACTATGAACTACAACATGCGATTGATAAGCACAGTAAAAAACTGATTGCCTCCAACATTGAATTATTGCTGGATTACTGTGTAAGATTCTATGACCGGCAGTTCATTACCAGGGAACACGTATATAAAGGAGTACTGGAACGGTTTGAACAGCTGTTGAATGATTATTTTGAATCTGATAAGTCCCAGCATCTGGGATTGCCGTCAGTTGCTTATTGTGCGGGTGAGTTGAACCTGTCCGCCAATTATTTTGGCGATCTGGTGAAGAAGGAAACCGGAAAGACGGCACAAGAGTATATCCAAACCAAGATTATCAACATCGCGAAGGAAAGAATATTTGATCTGGATAAATCTGTTAGCCAGGTGGCTGGTGAATTAGGGTTTAAATATCCGGCGCACTTTACCCGTTTGTTTAAGCAACGGGTTGGTATTACTCCCAATGAATATCGGATGCAGCAATAATAATAAAACGATACCCTCCAATACCAGTTTGTTTGGTTATTTTTTATAGGATAACTCCCCACTGATTAACTCCCTGATTTTTTGTCATGGCATGATGCTGCTATGCGAGGGCGAAACCCTGGCCTGAAAATACACGTCCACCAAACCCTCCATTTCTCACAACCCAAGGTACCATCGCACGCGGAAACCCTTATCTGAACAGGTGCCACCTTATCTGATGACCCGTTTGGATGGAACGGCTTTGATAGTTTTGCCGCTATGAAATGGCCATGACTTGGGCCACATCTTTTACTTTAAAATCGCGAACAAATGAAATTATGTAGTACCTGGCTCCTGGCAGGATGTCTGGTTCTGGCCCTGTTGTTTTCGGCTTGTAAGAAGGAAACCATAGAGAAAAGCCGGATAAGGGAATTTAGCCTTACCTCCACTGTGAATGGCGGGAACTATGACATTAAAGTAGCCTTACCGGAAAATTATACGCCTGCCGGGAAATACCACACGCTTTATGTGTTGGATGCAAAGCTGGACTTTGATATGGTGGCGGTGGAGTGTCAAAAGCAGGCCCGTAGCCATCACCGGGAAGTGATAGTGGTAGGTATCGGCTGGGGCTATAACCGCCTCGACGACTATACGCCGACGCCCAGTAATATTGGCAACGGCAGCGCGGACACCTTTATCCGGTTTATAGAAACGGAGCTGATTCCCCGCATAGAAACGGAATTTCATGCAACTCCTGCCCGGGCAGCCCGGGGAATATTAGGCCATTCCGCCGGCGGATTATTCGTGGGGCATTGCTTTACAAATCACAACCGGGTATTTGCCAGCTACCTGTGTCTGAGTCCTTCCTTCTGGTACGACGATGCCATTGTACTCAGAAACGAACAGGCCTATCGGGAGCAGAACAGGAAGGGAAGCGGCACTTTCTTCCTGGGGCTGGGAGAGATGGAAGAAAAGATGCGTCCGCCGTTTGTAGGTTTTCGCAAGGCCCTGCAGACCTACTATCCAAACTATGCGCAGCAGGATTATATCGCGCCCGGGAAAGGCCACCTCGATTCTAAAAAGACGAACATCAGCAAGGCGCTTGCCTTTTTCTTTGACAACATTTAAAACCACTTATGCGAAACCATTTTTTGATTTGCCTGCTGCTGTTGACTGCCAGTGCATCCGGACAAACCCCATCTACCCGATCATCCTTACCTGGTCTTGCCATCAAACCTGCTATCGGGGTATTACCCTGGGGCCTTCCGGTAAAAGGACTGGCCTCCCTTTTATTGGAATATCCCATAAAAGGAAACTGGGTTGTAGGGTCGCATACTATGTTAGCGAGTGCTGTGGCTAAAAACACCTACAACATTGAAACGAATTATAGCCTGCAGTTCTCGCAGAAATTCGGGGCAGGGTATACGATGACCGGGCCGCAGAAATTTGTCCGGCTTACTGTGCTGGCCATGGGCGGTGTACGGCGGGTGGCGTTCAAAGAAACGCTGGACTACCCGGGTTTGGAAAAGATCACTACCAAATCCAGCACGGTATTGCCGGATGTGGGATTGTTGCTGGACTGGTCGCTCGGAAGAAAACGACATACCTTCAATACCAGGGTTTATCTGCCTTTTTATCCTTTTGAGGGGTATCCTGTCAGCACTTTCCAGCAGATCAGTATAGAGGTAGGCGTGGGTATACAACTGGCACGATGAAAAGTAGTGTCATCAGACACCACTAAACCAGCTAATACTCCTTATATTTGGTATTTCAGACATTGCATTAACAACTTATATGTTATTGGACTGGCGTATCATATATATAGGAGGTGTTTTTATCGCGCTATTCCTGTTTATCATCCTGATCAGCAAGCGACAAAAAAGTACAGCGGATAAAATCATGAGTACCTGGTTATTCCTGGCGATGATTCACCAGGTACTCATCGGCTGGTATGCATCCAACCAGATGAGCGACATGCCTGCACTCATCGGATGGGAGCTGCCGTTTCCCTTCCTGCATGGCCCTTTCCTGTATCTGTATATTTTGTATCTCACAGGCCAGCAACGGTACGGATGGCGTAATATACTCCACTTCATCCCGGCTGTGCTGACCGCCATCATCCTGGCGCCTGTGCTGGGAAGTATGTCTGTGCAGGAAAAGCTGGGCTTAGTAAGACCTTCCGGCTTTGAGTGGCTGTTCCAGGGGATCGTTAGCAGCATCATTATTTCCGGCGTGGTATACGTCATATTATCGCTACGGCTGCTGCGCCGGCACCGGCAGCATGTGGCTGTACAGTTTTCCAATACCGATAAGATTACACTCAACTGGTTACGTTACCTCATTGGCGGAATGGGCGTCATATGGATGGTGGTGATATTTTTCGAGTCGGCGCAGTCGTTGTATATCGTCGTGGCGCTATTTATTTTCTTTATCGGGTACTTTGGTATCCGGCAGGTGGGCATCTTCTCCAGCCTGCCACCGACGCATGAAGTATACCTGCCCGCTGTGATCGCGTCGCCTGAGACGCCGCCGGAGGTTGAAGCAGCAGCTGTTCCCGACGATGTAACGGGTGAAAAAGTGAAGTATGAAAAAAGCGGGCTTACAGATACGGAAGCCATCCGGATTCATACCGCACTGACAACACTCATGCAGCAACAGACATGTTACAAAGATCCGGAACTAACCCTGGGCGATCTGGCCAAAACGTTGGACGTACATCCTGCCATCCTTTCCCAGGTAATCAATTCAAAAGAAGGGAAAAGTTTTTATGACTACATCAATGTACACCGGGTGGAAGCGTTTAAACAACTGCTGCTACAACCGGAGAACCAGCAGTATACCCTGCTGGCGCTGGCATTTGAGTGTGGGTTCAATTCCAAAACCAGCTTTAACCGCAATTTTAAAAAGATTACACAGCTTTCTCCCAGTAGTTATGTGAAAGCGTTGCATATAAATATACAGCCAGGAGAGTAATGGGATAATCGGGGTGCAATGCCGTTTGCAGGTCTGCTCTTTTGTTGCCACCTCCCAACCAGCCATCGTATAGTCATGGGAGAGGAGCTCTTTCCGTTGCGCGATTTCATAAGCCCGTTGCGCATTTCAACGGATACAACTACCGGTTGTCAGATAACCACTATAAACAACGGCAGAACAACTAACGGGTGCGGTGTTTTTAGGGATAACAGGGATGAATCAGATTATCTTTACCGGATCGAACGCATAAAAATGCAGGTTATATGGATACTAAAATAATTGGTGGCAAAATTGCCCAGGCACGAAAGGCTCATCATATGTCTCAGGCACAACTGGCGAAACAGTTGTTTATCAGCCCGCAGGCAGTAGGGAAATGGGAGCGGGGTGAGTCAATGCCGGATATCACTACTTTCAACCGGCTTGCGGAGCTATTGGGTGTTGATCTGAACTATTTTTCATCAGATACGCCTCCGGCAGCGCATGAAATAGCCTCGGATATATCAGTGGAGCAGCCATCTGTTCCTGAAAACAAGCCGGGCTTAGGTAGTCCGGAGCGCCAGGTATCCATCAACCTGGCGGTGGTAGATTTGCAGGGGACCAATTTCGCGGGGGCCGTTTTACACAAAGGGAAATTTAAAACAAGTCCGTTGCGCGGAGCCAATTTTGCGGGTGCTGATTTAACAGGTAGTTCGTTTGAAATCATCGATGCGCAGGAAGCCAATTTTGATAGCGCCAATCTGACGGACTGCCATTTTTCCATCACCGACCTGACCGATGCCAGCTTCCATAAATCCATCCTGGTACGTACTGTCCTGAGTATGTCGGGCCAGGGCGCGAAGTTCGTAGCGGCAACGCTGACCGATGTGACCCTGAGCAAGGCTGACCTTAGAAAAACCACCTTTGAGCAGTGTATCTTCAATAATGTAGACTTCAATGCCTGCGACCTGCGGGGATTGTGTTTGGATGGGCAGACCTTTATCGGCGTCCGGTTTGACAAGTCTGTTATGAACGATGTTTCGTTCAGGGGAGCCACCCTCCGGCATGTATCATTCAAACTACCATTTTCCCTGACGAACAAATCTTACCTGGCCATGAAAACCGTTTGCTTCGACGGTGCGATGATGGATAAGCTGACATTTGCGGCACTTAAAGGCTTACGCACGATTGATTTGTCGAAGGTGAGTGTGATATGAAAATGAGTATAAATAAAATAATTCCATTGCGTGGTTTTGTGTATAGAACTATATAGCATGTCAAAAAGAAAATAAGAACTGGCAAATGATCAATGGGCAATTCTAAGTCTGCTTATTCTATCACCGACATTGTATATATGGTGATAGAGAGATTTAAAGTAAAATACTATGGATATTGAGAATAGGTGCTACGTGGATAAATTTGCCAGATCGTTTTCCTTCTTCTTCCACATGTTTTAGGCGTTTCAGTAGTTGAAGTAATGATGGTGTATTACGCAAATATTAGAGACTTTGGCACAGGATCTTGAAGCAATAGGCAATATTGAGCTGTTAGAATGTTTTATTGATGGTACCTTTGCAGTTGCAAAAAAAAGGAGCATAAAATGGCATATTTAACGCAAAAAATAGGACAATCAACACGATGCCCCCTACACTCCCTAATGATTTCGGTTTGCTCATATAATAAACGAAAGAAATCCTAAAAAAGAAGGTGTTGTTAAATACACCTTCTTTTGTGAATTAAGATAGATTGCATCACTTAGTTATCAACTTATTTACAAATTAAACCACATTGCAATAAACAAGTGCGTGAGGCTTGAGGGCAATTATTAAGACAACCAAGAAAGCATCGTGCTGAACCACCACTACATTCAGTGGGATAACAGTTACTAAACATCTGGGATACCCCCCCATTTAGTTCTTTCATTTCATTTCTATTAAGGATTTTGCCTAATAGTCCAAATTTTTCCATGATTGATTGTTTTGATGGTTATTTAATAAAAAAGCCTAGCCAACGAATTACAGGTAAGCTGTGCGGATGGTAATAGCCAGCGGAAGGAATGCAAAATAGGACATACTACTGCTGTTTGACGGCTAAGAATCTTTTTTTACTACTATTTCAGCATTACTTATCCCATTTTCTCCACTTAATGAAAAGTACTTTAATGTACTGATAAGATGTGTCACATCATGATATGTTTTATCAGTACATTCTTACGATATCCAAAAGAGCAAGCCATCCCCATCGGGATGGCTTTTGCTTGTTTTTTATGCTTGATAAGCAAATGAAATAGCCTACTCCAGGTATTGTGATATTTCCACTGCCTCCACACCATAGAAGTTACCAAATCCGTCTACCGCTTCCTGTACCTGCATCGCATACTTTTTATCCGCCTGTGGTGCATTCAGTGTAAAGTTGGCCGTTAGTCCATTCGGCAGATATCTTTCCTTGGGGTTATCGGCTTTTACAAGTTTGAAGCTGATATAGGGATAGTAAGAAGCCACTTCCAGATCTATAAAAGCTGTCGCATCTTCATTGAAGGCATATAGTTTGGTAATGGTAGGTTTGCCTCTTCGTTGCAGCGTTACTTCCAATGCAATATCACTGATAGGTACCTTACTGAAAGTTCTTTCAGGAAAACTAACGAGTACGCCTACATTACCAGGCGTTACTGCCGGCATCTCCGGTAATTTATCAACGATGGAAACACCATTGTAATAAAACGTAACCTTATTGGTAACATTGGCGCCATCAATGTTTTTCTCTAAAAGCTGTTCTCCTTTACCGTTCAGAATAGAAAATTTAGTGGCGCCATTGGATAGCTGCACTAAATCGACGTTGCCCTGGAAATAGCTACCCGGTTCAGTAAGGTTAGGTTTAACCACCGTTTCTCCCAGTTTAAACTGCAGGGAATCTTTGGCGATATACCCTTTGATATTGATTTCGATGATATTATTCTTTGGATACAGTTCTTCCTGTGATTTGGTACAGGCAAAAAAGGAACAGCTAACCGCTAGTACAGCTATTTGCCTGGAGATGCTAGGTAATATCTTCATGCGATGATTTTATTAAAGCGTGATACTTTTTTTAGAATTTATAATTTACTGTCAACGTAAAACGGCGACCGGTTTTTGATTTATAGGTAATCTGATCTCCTTTGTCATAGTTATTGGATTTGCCTGGTTTCAGCACCATATGTTCGGTGTAGAAGGTCGGGTTATCCAATCTGGGATCCATTTTATTGTTTACATTCTTTACTTCGTCATCGTAGGTATAGCTACCCTCGTTGGTATAAAAGAGAATGCTTTCATTGAACAGGTTTGATATGTTGAGCACGAATTCGAGATTACTGTTCTTTAAACATTTGTAACTGATCTGTGCATCCATTTTACCATAAGGATTTTGTAACTCCGAATAACGGAGGGAAGAACCTACCAGGGTATATTTTCTGCCGGTTTTGTTATACAGCAGGTTGACGCCCCATTTGTTGGTCTGGTAGGCGAGGCCCAGGTTATAGCTGTAGGGAGATTGTCCGTATAACGGCCGGTTGTCGCGGTATACCACGTCTTTGGAAACCGGTTTGCCTTCCTTGTCCAGCTCAAGTGTATTGCCATATTCGTCTATCGTCGTACGGCCGTAGGTATCCACGATGCTATTGTTCAGAGACAGGTTTCCGGTAAATTTCAGTGGTTGCAATGCGTCATGAATGAAACCAAAGTTTTTCTGGATATCTACCTCAAGACCAAATACCTGGGCCCTTTTGGAGTTTCTCAGGGTAAATTCACTTTTATTGGTCGCCGTCAGGGCATTATACATTTCTATCGGGTCAGCGATATTTCTGTAGTATAGGCCTGCAGAAATCAGGTCGCCGGGTGCTGGGTACCACTCTGCTTTAAAATCATAACCATCGGTTACAGAAGACACCACAGGGGCATTCCAGATATAGGCAGAATATACGGGATCGTAATACGAAAATCTGTTTCTTTCAGCAAACTGTGGTCTGGAAACTGTTTTCGCATAGGCGAGGCGGAAGTTGAAATCCGTCCATGGGCTATAGGTAAAGTTAACAGACGGTAAATACTGCCATTTCTTTTCTTCTTTCAATGGCGTATCCATCGCGCCATAGCGGCCATCATTCGGATTGGTTACCTCTTCATATTTGAAGTATTCTGCTCGCACACCCCATACCAGTCTGAATTTACCGAAGTGGTTGTCGAACATGGCGAAAGGAGCATGCTGGTAGATGTTGCCTTCATACCTTGAGTTACCCCCGATGGTAGGCAGCCAGGCAAAACCATCTTTGTGAAAATTCTTAGGGTCTTGTAAGTCAGCCGCTGAAATGCCTCTGTATTCTTTGGGCAGATTATTTGGTACATTATAAAGGCCTGCTTCGAAGTAGTCCTGCGACCCATTTTTATTGGTACCAAAATAACCTGCCTTGAAAATTTGTTTTGCGCCGTATACATTGAAAGGAACAGAGATGGCTACATTCCAGTTCAGGTCTTTCCCCTGGTAGGCATAGTTCCCCCGGCTGAAAGGAAAGCGGCTGGTCGTGCTTTGGGTGTTGGTGGCAGGGAAGTAAACCGCCTCGCCATTGATTCTGTCGCTGGAATAGCCGAGGTAAGTAACATCTTTCTGTACCCGTTGGATTTGCGTATGTGCCAGGCCCCAATCAACTTTTACTTTACCGATTTCATGACGGCCTTCCAGTTTATTTTGAATGAAGTCGGTGTACAGGGGTCTGTTCACTTCTTCTATGCCAGGGATATCCGTTGCATAGTCGGTTTGGTCTTTAGACCATCCTTTGATACGGGTGAAGTCCTGGTTGAAGATGTGGGAATAGACATTGCGAAATACCAGCTTGTTTTTACCCAGTTGCACGCCTGTATTGAATAAACCGCCCCAGGTGGTATTGGTATTATAGGTATTACCAGTATTCCGGTATTGGCTGTTGGGGTGATCGTCGTCCAGATTAGGACCTATAGCCGATTGCCAGCCACCTCTGGTGAAATGGTCAATCTGCTCGGTTTCCTGCGAATTTTTAAAGGATACAGCAGCCACGAAGCCCAGCTTATTGGTATTGTTTTTACCGATAGGGAATACTTTACCACCGGCCAGTTTTGCATTCAATCCCATAGGTGTATTGCTGGAATAGGTGGTGAAGTTATCGTGGGTAAATAGCCGCGATTGCTCATACAAATTAGGGTTATCGGCGGCTTTTCCTTTGATTTCATTTTCCAGCTCAAGGGTCGTTTTCAATTGATCCCGTGAAGGAAGTGATCTGCGGCCGTCATCAAAACCCAGGTAATCATGCTTCCCGGCTTTACGTCCCAGTTGTTCTTTGAAAGTACTGAGATCATTGTAGGAAGTACCCAATGAAACGGTGAAAAAATCCTGATCCGGAATATCCTTGGTGTTTACTTGTACATATCCGCCGGCAAAGTTGGCGTTCATGTCTGGTGTAGGTGTTTTGCTCACAACGATGTTGTCGATCAGGCTGGCGGGTATCAGGTCAAAGGAAAAAGATTTTTTAACCGGCTCCGTGCTGGGTTGTGTAATACCATCAATGGCAGTTTCGTTCCAGCGTTCGCCCATACCACGTACCACTACATATTTTTTGTCGATGGTAGTGAGGCCGGTCACGCGGTTCAAAGCGTCTGCGGCGTTGTTGTCCGGGCTGCGGGCAATTTGTTCGGCAGAAATCCCATCTGATAATTCAGCTGCCTGTTTTTGTTTGGCCAGCAATCCTGATATACTGGCTTTCTTGTAGCCGGATGTAATCACCACCTGATCCAGTGTATTTGTTTTCGCCTTCATGGCTATGGTGAGGGGCGTGAGGCTGTTTTCCTTTACCACCACATTCGTGATGCGCTGGGTCTGGAAGGAGATATAGCTGATCTCTACAGTATAGGTACCTGGTTGTACGGTCAGCATATAACCGCCGTCGCTGGCAGACTGCGTGGCTGCATTGTTGTTGTCCACGATACGGATAGAAGCGCCGATAAGTGGTTCGCCACGATCATGTATGATCTTTCCGCCGATGCGGCCGGGACGCTGTTGGGAGGGCGTTGTTTGCTCCGTGGCGGCGGGCTTTTCATCAATCATGATATGATTGTTCCGCAGGGTATAGCGCAGCTGCGTATTTTTCAATACTTCTTCTACCGCTTTTTTTACCGTAATACCGGTGGCCTGTAGGGATACTTTTACGGTC
Coding sequences within:
- a CDS encoding helix-turn-helix domain-containing protein: MDNMLKFNTVSDYNAFNNNETLHPLVSVVDLSKAHPRSGARMYFGFYTIFLKEVKCGDITYGRNTYDYQEGTLVFLAPGQVAGVNSNGEMYQPKGYALVFHPDLIPGTSLGRRINDYTFFTYDTREALHLSERERQIVMDCFSKINYELQHAIDKHSKKLIASNIELLLDYCVRFYDRQFITREHVYKGVLERFEQLLNDYFESDKSQHLGLPSVAYCAGELNLSANYFGDLVKKETGKTAQEYIQTKIINIAKERIFDLDKSVSQVAGELGFKYPAHFTRLFKQRVGITPNEYRMQQ
- a CDS encoding alpha/beta hydrolase, whose translation is MKLCSTWLLAGCLVLALLFSACKKETIEKSRIREFSLTSTVNGGNYDIKVALPENYTPAGKYHTLYVLDAKLDFDMVAVECQKQARSHHREVIVVGIGWGYNRLDDYTPTPSNIGNGSADTFIRFIETELIPRIETEFHATPARAARGILGHSAGGLFVGHCFTNHNRVFASYLCLSPSFWYDDAIVLRNEQAYREQNRKGSGTFFLGLGEMEEKMRPPFVGFRKALQTYYPNYAQQDYIAPGKGHLDSKKTNISKALAFFFDNI
- a CDS encoding AraC family transcriptional regulator — its product is MSTWLFLAMIHQVLIGWYASNQMSDMPALIGWELPFPFLHGPFLYLYILYLTGQQRYGWRNILHFIPAVLTAIILAPVLGSMSVQEKLGLVRPSGFEWLFQGIVSSIIISGVVYVILSLRLLRRHRQHVAVQFSNTDKITLNWLRYLIGGMGVIWMVVIFFESAQSLYIVVALFIFFIGYFGIRQVGIFSSLPPTHEVYLPAVIASPETPPEVEAAAVPDDVTGEKVKYEKSGLTDTEAIRIHTALTTLMQQQTCYKDPELTLGDLAKTLDVHPAILSQVINSKEGKSFYDYINVHRVEAFKQLLLQPENQQYTLLALAFECGFNSKTSFNRNFKKITQLSPSSYVKALHINIQPGE
- a CDS encoding pentapeptide repeat-containing protein; this translates as MDTKIIGGKIAQARKAHHMSQAQLAKQLFISPQAVGKWERGESMPDITTFNRLAELLGVDLNYFSSDTPPAAHEIASDISVEQPSVPENKPGLGSPERQVSINLAVVDLQGTNFAGAVLHKGKFKTSPLRGANFAGADLTGSSFEIIDAQEANFDSANLTDCHFSITDLTDASFHKSILVRTVLSMSGQGAKFVAATLTDVTLSKADLRKTTFEQCIFNNVDFNACDLRGLCLDGQTFIGVRFDKSVMNDVSFRGATLRHVSFKLPFSLTNKSYLAMKTVCFDGAMMDKLTFAALKGLRTIDLSKVSVI
- a CDS encoding TonB-dependent receptor domain-containing protein gives rise to the protein MQKNTSPSGLSAMLLRTGKHVGLSILAIALLFLTFPLPASSQQAADQKISLQLSNRTIKEALAEIQQRSGFKFVYGNDINKYGTVKVSLQATGITVKKAVEEVLKNTQLRYTLRNNHIMIDEKPAATEQTTPSQQRPGRIGGKIIHDRGEPLIGASIRIVDNNNAATQSASDGGYMLTVQPGTYTVEISYISFQTQRITNVVVKENSLTPLTIAMKAKTNTLDQVVITSGYKKASISGLLAKQKQAAELSDGISAEQIARSPDNNAADALNRVTGLTTIDKKYVVVRGMGERWNETAIDGITQPSTEPVKKSFSFDLIPASLIDNIVVSKTPTPDMNANFAGGYVQVNTKDIPDQDFFTVSLGTSYNDLSTFKEQLGRKAGKHDYLGFDDGRRSLPSRDQLKTTLELENEIKGKAADNPNLYEQSRLFTHDNFTTYSSNTPMGLNAKLAGGKVFPIGKNNTNKLGFVAAVSFKNSQETEQIDHFTRGGWQSAIGPNLDDDHPNSQYRNTGNTYNTNTTWGGLFNTGVQLGKNKLVFRNVYSHIFNQDFTRIKGWSKDQTDYATDIPGIEEVNRPLYTDFIQNKLEGRHEIGKVKVDWGLAHTQIQRVQKDVTYLGYSSDRINGEAVYFPATNTQSTTSRFPFSRGNYAYQGKDLNWNVAISVPFNVYGAKQIFKAGYFGTNKNGSQDYFEAGLYNVPNNLPKEYRGISAADLQDPKNFHKDGFAWLPTIGGNSRYEGNIYQHAPFAMFDNHFGKFRLVWGVRAEYFKYEEVTNPNDGRYGAMDTPLKEEKKWQYLPSVNFTYSPWTDFNFRLAYAKTVSRPQFAERNRFSYYDPVYSAYIWNAPVVSSVTDGYDFKAEWYPAPGDLISAGLYYRNIADPIEMYNALTATNKSEFTLRNSKRAQVFGLEVDIQKNFGFIHDALQPLKFTGNLSLNNSIVDTYGRTTIDEYGNTLELDKEGKPVSKDVVYRDNRPLYGQSPYSYNLGLAYQTNKWGVNLLYNKTGRKYTLVGSSLRYSELQNPYGKMDAQISYKCLKNSNLEFVLNISNLFNESILFYTNEGSYTYDDEVKNVNNKMDPRLDNPTFYTEHMVLKPGKSNNYDKGDQITYKSKTGRRFTLTVNYKF